One region of Solea senegalensis isolate Sse05_10M linkage group LG14, IFAPA_SoseM_1, whole genome shotgun sequence genomic DNA includes:
- the sh3rf1 gene encoding E3 ubiquitin-protein ligase SH3RF1, whose product MDESVLLDLLECPVCLERLDASAKVLPCQHTFCRRCLQGILGSRGELRCPECRTLVECAVDELPSNILLVRLLDGIKQRPRRPGPGPGVCTNGTSGAVARAHGREQGNNREQSNPGAQPQRAQAKSSLVRTVPQLPCAKALYNYDGKEPGDLKFTKGDIIILRRQVDENWFHGEMGGVHGFFPTNFVQVLKPLPQPPPQCKALYDFELKDKEADKDCLPFSKDDILTVIRRVDENWAEGMLGDKIGIFPISYVEFNSAARQLIELDKPSDSGGDSGEGASSSSSSGPQSNGAQRAGEKKNSKKRHSFTSLTMSHKPMPAPPPQRHSMEISGPVLISSSNPTAAARIGEMSGGLSCSAPSQVHICTTGLIVTPPPSSPVTTATVFTFPSETSFTSIPVDALPPPPPPPPQSSASGAAYSLAAGQRPSPSISDQSGRQRPTVYVAMFPYTPRKDDELELRKGEMFLVLERCQDGWFKGMSMHTGKIGVFPGNYMSPVSRTASGSTQPKVPMSLCTQAGRGVSLISPSSAPLGAGVLGPDLNKPVAVCSSAAPASSQPAAAVVTAAQTATGQQPKVPQHVNSQMTVNQARNAVRTAACHSQDRTTAATPVQSASPASYVPHLSVCSQSSSTSAQGCARAGAVMGCAAASLTPPNVSAASLEGDAPRPTPVLAVSVGNGCAANAATNSSALSCRLDKDFKREKKSLLKLLSSNKKKSRSSPPSSPTLEAEQAAAGEVLHDASVNCLEHDPAAAASSSSASDSSHRKNSPLDVCAPIAPPPRQPCSSLSSQQHDARPIICERYRVVVSYPPQSDAELELKEGDVVFVHRKREDGWFKGTLQRNGRTGLFPGSFVDSI is encoded by the exons ATGGACGAGTCAGTCTTGTTGGACTTGCTGGAGTGCCCCGTTTGTCTGGAGCGGCTAGACGCCTCGGCCAAGGTTCTTCCCTGTCAGCACACCTTCTGTCGCAGATGCCTTCAGGGAATCCTGGGCTCGCGGGGGGAGCTGCGCTGTCCCGAGTGCCGCACTTTGGTTGAGTGTGCCGTGGACGAACTCCCCAGCAACATCCTCCTCGTGCGCCTGCTGGACGGCATCAAGCAGAGGCCTCGCAggcctggacctggacctggagtCTGCACCAACGGTACGTCTGGAGCTGTGGCCAGAGCTCACGGCAGAGAGCAGGGCAACAACCGAGAGCAGAGCAACCCAGGAGCACAACCACAGAGAGCCCAGGCCAAGAGCTCACTTGTCAGG aCCGTGCCTCAGCTGCCTTGTGCTAAAGCTCTGTACAACTACGATGGCAAGGAACCAGGTGACCTCAAGTTCACCAAGGGTGACATCATCATCCTGCGCCGGCAAGTGGACGAGAACTGGTTCCACGGCGAGATGGGCGGAGTCCACGGCTTCTTCCCCACCAACTTTGTCCAGGTCCTCAAACCGCTGCCTCAGCCGCCACCTCAGTGCAAAGCTCTGTACGACTTTgagctcaaagacaaagaggcCGACAAGGACTGTCTGCCCTTCTCCAAG GACGACATCCTGACTGTGATCCGCAGAGTGGATGAAAACTGGGCAGAGGGAATGCTGGGAGATAAAATTGGAATTTTCCCCATCTCGTATGTGGAG TTCAACTCAGCAGCTCGTCAGCTCATTGAGTTAGACAAACCCTCAGACTCTGGTGGAGACTCTGGTGAGggggcctcctcctcctcctcatcggGGCCCCAGAGCAATGGCGCCCAGCGAGCaggggagaagaagaacagtAAGAAGCGACATTCCTTCACCTCTCTCACCATGTCTCACAAGCCCATGCCAGCTCCGCCCCCTCAGCGTCACTCCATGGAGATCAGTGGGCCGGTCCTCATCAGCTCCAGCAACCCGACGGCAGCCGCACGCATCGGAGAGATGAGCGGGGGTCTGTCCTGCAGCGCGCCTTCACAG GTACACATTTGCACAACTGGACTAATTGTGACCCCGCCCCCTAGTAGCCCCGTTACCACAGCAACGGTCTTCACATTCCCCTCAGAGACGAGCTTCACATCCATCCCAGTG gATGCTCTCCCACCTCCCCCGCCTCCTCCCCCACAATCCTCTGCCAGTGGAGCGGCGTACTCGTTGGCTGCCGGTCAGAGACCCTCCCCGAGCATAAGTGACCAAAGTGGGAGACAAAGACCCACAGT ATATGTGGCCATGTTCCCCTACACTCCACGTAAGGATGACGAGCTGGAGCTGAGGAAGGGAGAGATGTTCCTGGTGTTGGAACGCTGTCAGGACGGCTGGTTCAAGGGCATGTCCATGCACACGGGAAAAATTGGAGTCTTCCCAGGGAACTACATGAGTCCAGTCAGCAG GACAGCGTCAGGCAGCACGCAGCCTAAAGTACCCATGAGTCTTTGCACTCAAGCGGGCCGAGGCGTCAGCCTCATCAGCCCGTCGTCGGCTCCCCTCGGTGCCGGTGTTTTGGGACCGGACTTGAACAAACCCGTGGCTGTGTGTTCCAGCGCCGCTCCTGCCAGCTCCCAGCCTGCTGCCGCGGTAGTGACGGCGGCTCAGACGGCCACGGGCCAGCAGCCCAAAGTGCCGCAGCACGTCAACTCCCAGATGACTGTGAATCAGGCTCGCAACGCGGTCAGGACAG ctgcgTGTCACAGCCAGGATCGGACCACGGCGGCGACACCTGTCCAGTCTGCGTCACCCGCGTCTTACGTGCCTCACCTCTCCGTGTGCTCGCAGTCCTCGTCCACCTCCGCTCAGGGCTGTGCCCGCGCCGGAGCAGTTATGGGCTGTGCCGCCGCTTCTCTGACCCCGCCCAACGTCAGTGCCGCGTCACTGGAGGGCGACGCCCCGAGACCCACGCCTGTCCTCGCTGTGTCTGTCGGGAACGGCTGTGCCGCTAACGCCGCGACCAACAGTTCAGCTTTGTCCTGCAGACTCGACAAAGACTTCAAG agagaaaagaaaagtcttcTGAAGCTCTTGTCCTCCAACAAGAAGAAGTCTCGTTCTTCACCGCCCTCGTCTCCAACTCTTGAAGCAGAACAGGCTGCAGCTGGAGAGGTTCTTCACGACGCCTCTGTCAACTGCCTCGAGCATGatcctgctgctgccgcctcctcctcctcagcctcagACTCCTCCCATCGGAAGAACAGTCCTCTGGACGTTTGTGCTCCCATTGCTCCTCCCCCTCGCCAGCCCTGCTCCTCCCTCTCGTCTCAGCAGCACGACGCACGGCCCATCATTTGTGAGAG GTACAGGGTTGTGGTGTCGTATCCTCCACAGAGTGACGCCGAGCTGGAGCTGAAGGAAGGCGACGTCGTGTTTGTTCACAGGAAGCGCGAGGACGGCTGGTTCAAAGGCACGCTGCAGAGGAACGGCAGGACCGGACTGTTCCCCGGCAGCTTTGTGGACAGCATCTAA